In Capsicum annuum cultivar UCD-10X-F1 chromosome 7, UCD10Xv1.1, whole genome shotgun sequence, one genomic interval encodes:
- the LOC107877999 gene encoding phospholipase A2-alpha produces MASLQSLKLSLQLLAFSIIAFCINSPISIHALNIGIETNAGLSLEKECSRTCESKFCIVPPLLRYGKYCGIMYSGCPGEQPCDGLDACCMTHDLCIQHKGNNYLNLECNQNFLDCVAKFTKSGAHSFKGNTCSVNTVVTVITDVIDAAIAAVKIFKKP; encoded by the exons ATGGCCTCTCTGCAATCATTGAAGTTATCTCTACAACTTCTTGCATTTTCCATCATTGCCTTCTGTATTAATTCTCCAATTTCAATTCACGCACTTAACATTGGCATTGAAACTAACGCTGGCCTCTCCTTG GAAAAGGAATGCAGTAGAACATGTGAATCAAAGTTCTGTATAG TTCCTCCACTTCTAAGATATGGGAAGTACTGTGGAATTATGTATAGTGGATGCCCAGGGGAACAACCATGCGATGGACTTGATGCTTGCTGTATGACGCATGATCTTTGTATACAACATAAAGGAA ATAATTATCTAAATCTAGAGTGCAACCAGAACTTCCTGGATTGTGTGGCTAAGTTCACAAAATCAGGAGCTCACTCGTTCAAAGGGAATACATGTTCAGTTAATACTGTTGTGACGGTTATCACTGATGTTATTGATGCTGCTATCGCTGCtgtaaaaattttcaagaaaccTTAA